The Stenotrophomonas maltophilia sequence CAGCACCATCAACAGCAGGTTCAGCACCAGCAGCACGGTGCGCGCGAGGGTGTCTTCGATGCCGGCCAGCTTGAGCCATTCCCACAGGCCGATCAGCAGCACGGCGGCGGCGGCGGCGGCCAGCCATTGCGTCGGCAGCAGCAGGATCGCGGCAATGGCGACCGGCGCCATGATCAGCGCGGCGAGGACTCGGGTCTTGGTCATGGGCTGGAGGTCTCGGTGGCCAGTGCGGCGATCTGGGCGCTGGTCAGGCCGAAACGACGCTCGCGGCTGCCATAGGCATCCAGCGCCTGCTGCAGCAGGTCGGCATCGAAGTCCGGCCACAGCGCCTCGGTGAACCACAGCTCGGTGTAGGCCAGCTGCCACAGCAGGAAGTTGCTGATGCGGGTGTCGCCACCGGTGCGGATGAACAGATCCGGCGGCGGCAGGTCGGCCAGGGCCACCTGGCTGCCCAGCAGCGATTCGTCGATCTGTTCGGGCAGCAGGCGGCCTGCGGCGACTTCAGCGGCCAGCGCGCGCGCGGCACGGGCGATGTCCTGGCGCCCGCCGTAACTGGCGGCGATCGACAGGGTCAGAGTGGTGTTGTCGGCGGTGCGCTGCTCGGCCAGCTGCATGCGGCTGACCAGTCCGGCACCGAAGCGCTCGCGTTCGCCGATGAAGCGTACGCGCACGCCACGCCGGTGCAGTTCGTCCACTTCGCGATCGAGCGCGCCAAGGAACAGCTTCATCAGGGCGTCGACTTCTTCCTGCGGCCGGCCCCAG is a genomic window containing:
- the uppS gene encoding polyprenyl diphosphate synthase; this encodes MPSVPPPLPAALPRHVAIIMDGNGRWAQQRRRPRVIGHRAGARAVNRTIERCLELGIPALTLFAFSSENWGRPQEEVDALMKLFLGALDREVDELHRRGVRVRFIGERERFGAGLVSRMQLAEQRTADNTTLTLSIAASYGGRQDIARAARALAAEVAAGRLLPEQIDESLLGSQVALADLPPPDLFIRTGGDTRISNFLLWQLAYTELWFTEALWPDFDADLLQQALDAYGSRERRFGLTSAQIAALATETSSP